One region of Fusobacterium periodonticum 1_1_41FAA genomic DNA includes:
- a CDS encoding EutN/CcmL family microcompartment protein, with protein MFLAKIVGKIVSVTKNEGLHGKKILIAVPINMNDEVIGGEIISLDNVGAGIGDKVLIANGDVARFAFDDVKDYPIDSAIISIVDSVEQS; from the coding sequence ATGTTTCTAGCAAAAATAGTAGGAAAAATAGTATCTGTAACAAAAAATGAAGGCTTACACGGAAAAAAGATATTGATTGCTGTGCCAATTAATATGAATGATGAAGTTATTGGTGGAGAAATAATAAGCCTTGATAATGTTGGGGCTGGGATAGGAGATAAGGTTCTTATAGCAAATGGTGATGTTGCAAGATTTGCCTTTGATGATGTAAAAGACTATCCAATAGACTCGGCAATAATTTCTATAGTTGACAGTGTTGAGCAATCTTAG
- a CDS encoding MIP/aquaporin family protein has protein sequence MSNMSMYIGEFVGTTLLLLLGNGVNMTCSLKHSYGKGAGWIVTTFGWGFAVMIPAYITGWVSGAHMNPALTIALAVTGKFPGALVPGYIVAQMLGGIAGATLAYLVYKVQMDEEPEAGVKLGVFSTGPSIDAPIWNIVTEIIATALLLIGVLAIGYGEVGIQSGNGALFVGLLIVLLGMATGGATGYALNPARDLGPRIAHAILPIKGKGGSNWKYSWIPVVGPTIGAILGVVIFDAFLAAVL, from the coding sequence ATGAGTAACATGAGCATGTATATTGGAGAATTTGTAGGGACGACATTGTTATTATTATTAGGTAATGGTGTAAATATGACTTGTAGCTTAAAACATAGTTATGGTAAAGGTGCAGGTTGGATAGTAACTACTTTTGGTTGGGGATTTGCAGTTATGATACCAGCCTATATTACAGGTTGGGTATCTGGAGCACATATGAATCCAGCTTTAACTATTGCCCTAGCAGTAACAGGTAAATTCCCTGGTGCATTAGTTCCAGGTTATATAGTTGCACAAATGTTAGGTGGAATCGCTGGAGCAACTTTAGCTTATCTTGTTTACAAAGTTCAAATGGATGAAGAACCAGAAGCCGGAGTAAAGCTTGGAGTCTTCTCAACAGGACCTTCTATTGATGCTCCTATATGGAATATCGTTACTGAAATTATTGCTACTGCACTACTATTAATAGGAGTATTAGCTATAGGTTATGGAGAAGTTGGAATTCAATCTGGTAATGGAGCTTTATTTGTTGGACTTCTAATAGTTCTTCTAGGTATGGCAACAGGAGGAGCAACAGGATATGCTCTTAACCCTGCAAGAGACTTAGGCCCAAGAATAGCTCATGCTATCCTTCCTATAAAAGGTAAAGGAGGATCTAACTGGAAATATTCTTGGATACCAGTTGTAGGACCAACTATAGGTGCAATTTTAGGTGTTGTAATCTTTGATGCATTCTTAGCAGCTGTTTTATAA
- a CDS encoding SDR family NAD(P)-dependent oxidoreductase: protein MKKILITGASSGIGKELAINLTDKTDELFLLARSIDKLELLKKDLEEKNPSLKCECIKYDLSDIENLDKIIENYDIDLLINCAGFGKITDFSKLSDKEDLDTINVNFISPMLLTKKYSEKFLQKGQGIILNVCSTAALYQHPYMAIYSSTKSALLHYSLALDEELHNKNKNVRVLSVCPGPTASNFFDKDIQAKFGSSQKFMMSSEDVAKRIIKIIEKKKRFSIIGFRNKLSMFLLNLLPASLQLRLVGLVLKKVIK, encoded by the coding sequence ATGAAAAAAATTTTAATAACTGGTGCAAGCTCTGGTATAGGAAAAGAGCTTGCTATAAACTTAACAGATAAAACAGATGAGCTTTTTTTATTGGCAAGATCTATAGATAAGTTAGAACTTTTAAAAAAAGACTTAGAAGAAAAAAATCCTTCACTAAAATGTGAATGTATAAAATATGATTTAAGTGATATAGAGAACTTAGATAAAATCATTGAAAATTATGATATAGATTTACTTATTAATTGTGCAGGCTTTGGAAAGATTACAGATTTTTCAAAACTAAGTGATAAGGAAGATTTAGATACTATCAATGTAAATTTTATCTCTCCTATGTTACTGACAAAAAAATATTCTGAAAAATTTTTACAAAAGGGACAAGGAATAATTTTAAATGTCTGTTCAACTGCTGCCCTATATCAACATCCATATATGGCGATATATAGTTCAACTAAGTCAGCTCTTTTACATTATTCTTTAGCACTTGATGAAGAGCTACACAATAAAAATAAGAATGTAAGAGTCTTGTCTGTCTGTCCTGGTCCAACTGCAAGTAACTTTTTTGACAAGGATATACAAGCTAAATTTGGAAGTTCTCAAAAATTTATGATGAGCTCTGAAGATGTAGCTAAAAGAATTATAAAAATAATTGAAAAGAAAAAAAGATTTTCTATAATAGGTTTTAGAAACAAGCTTTCTATGTTTCTCCTGAATCTTTTACCTGCTTCTTTACAATTAAGACTAGTAGGTTTAGTATTAAAAAAGGTGATTAAATGA
- a CDS encoding aldehyde dehydrogenase family protein, which produces MELEVKNIEEIVDLIMKKMTESNVAVSYDSKNGVFDDVDVAIAEAKKAQTVLFSSKLELRERIIASIRETMRAHITELSELAVKETGMGRVKDKEQKNRVAIDRTPGLEDLKAFAFSGDDGLTVMEFSPYGVIGAITPSTNPSETVICNSIGMIAAGNAVIFAPHPGAKRTSIRAVELINEAIKKVGGPENLVVTISEPSIENTEKIIANPNIKMLVATGGPGVVKTVMSSGKKAIGAGAGNPPVLVDETADIEKAAKDIIDGCSFDNNLPCTAEKEVIAVDSIVNYLIFEMQKNGAYLLKDKELIEKLVSLVLKNNSPDRKYVGKDAKYILKQLGIEVGDEIRVIIVETDKNHPFAVEELLMPVLPIVKVKDALEGIKVAKELERGLRHTAIIHSKNIDILSKYAREMETTILVKNGPSYAGIGIGGEGHVTFTIAGPTGEGLTSARSFARNRRCVLVGGFSIK; this is translated from the coding sequence ATGGAATTAGAAGTAAAGAACATAGAAGAAATAGTAGACTTGATAATGAAAAAAATGACTGAAAGCAATGTCGCTGTTTCTTATGATTCTAAAAATGGTGTCTTTGATGATGTAGATGTGGCTATAGCTGAAGCTAAAAAGGCTCAAACAGTTCTATTTTCTTCAAAATTAGAATTAAGAGAAAGAATAATAGCTTCAATAAGAGAAACTATGAGAGCTCATATCACTGAACTATCAGAACTTGCAGTAAAAGAAACTGGTATGGGAAGAGTGAAAGATAAAGAGCAAAAAAATAGAGTTGCTATTGATAGAACACCAGGTTTAGAAGATTTAAAAGCTTTTGCTTTCAGTGGAGATGATGGACTTACTGTCATGGAATTCTCTCCTTATGGAGTGATTGGAGCTATAACTCCTTCAACAAATCCAAGTGAAACTGTAATTTGTAATTCTATTGGAATGATAGCGGCAGGAAATGCGGTGATATTTGCACCTCACCCTGGAGCTAAAAGAACTTCAATTAGAGCAGTGGAATTAATAAATGAAGCTATCAAAAAAGTAGGTGGTCCTGAAAACCTAGTTGTAACTATTTCAGAACCAAGTATAGAAAATACTGAAAAAATAATAGCAAACCCTAATATTAAAATGCTTGTTGCTACAGGAGGACCTGGAGTTGTTAAAACTGTTATGTCTAGTGGTAAAAAAGCTATAGGGGCAGGAGCAGGAAATCCTCCAGTTTTAGTTGATGAAACTGCTGATATAGAAAAAGCTGCTAAAGATATAATTGATGGTTGTAGTTTTGATAACAACCTTCCTTGTACAGCTGAAAAGGAAGTTATTGCAGTTGATTCAATAGTAAATTATTTAATTTTTGAAATGCAAAAAAATGGAGCTTATCTTTTAAAAGATAAAGAACTTATAGAAAAGTTAGTATCTTTAGTTTTAAAGAATAATTCTCCAGATAGAAAATATGTTGGAAAAGATGCTAAATATATTCTTAAACAATTAGGAATAGAAGTGGGAGATGAAATCAGAGTTATAATTGTTGAAACTGATAAAAATCACCCATTCGCAGTTGAAGAATTATTGATGCCTGTTCTTCCAATAGTTAAGGTTAAAGATGCCTTAGAAGGAATTAAAGTTGCGAAAGAATTAGAAAGAGGTCTAAGACATACAGCTATAATTCACTCTAAAAATATTGATATCTTATCAAAATATGCAAGAGAAATGGAAACAACTATCCTTGTTAAAAATGGACCTTCTTATGCTGGAATAGGAATAGGTGGAGAAGGACATGTAACATTTACAATAGCCGGACCAACAGGAGAAGGACTTACATCTGCTAGAAGTTTCGCAAGAAATAGAAGATGTGTTCTTGTTGGAGGATTCTCAATAAAATAA
- a CDS encoding GlcG/HbpS family heme-binding protein, which translates to MNINLIKNYIEKADFDENIIFNTDINTALEKSISNNIDEVIELIRKVDKFIDNQDFSNILKELSKNFLLIKDRKNISFETKNIESCTLKYSNVLSLDDEYKIPEENEEVLMAYLLYIITKKIQRRFNFLSKNREIKVELLDYISKSRDFFHIMYKFLQEKVMIKYVVELISEKLSSMEIDSNLSLEKARKIIRAGQKKAKEMNLAAVFAVVNSEGNLIIEERMDNAILVSVEVAYKKAYTAAALKLNTADLTPLVQPGAMFYGLQSDPKYIVFGGGMLLKVDGKIVGAVGVSGGSAQEDMEIAKACVDAFETI; encoded by the coding sequence ATGAATATAAACTTAATAAAGAATTATATTGAAAAAGCTGATTTTGATGAAAACATCATCTTCAACACTGACATTAATACTGCTTTAGAAAAAAGTATTTCTAATAATATAGATGAAGTCATAGAACTTATTAGAAAAGTTGATAAGTTTATAGATAATCAAGACTTTTCAAATATATTAAAAGAGCTTTCTAAAAATTTTTTACTTATAAAAGATAGAAAAAATATATCTTTTGAAACTAAAAATATAGAGAGCTGCACTCTAAAATATTCTAATGTTCTTTCCTTAGATGACGAATATAAAATCCCAGAAGAAAATGAAGAAGTCTTGATGGCCTATCTTCTATATATAATTACAAAAAAGATTCAAAGAAGATTCAACTTTCTTTCTAAGAATAGAGAAATCAAAGTGGAACTTTTAGATTATATAAGTAAAAGCCGTGATTTCTTCCATATTATGTATAAATTTTTACAAGAAAAAGTTATGATTAAATATGTTGTAGAACTTATTTCTGAGAAGTTATCTTCAATGGAGATAGATAGTAATTTATCTTTGGAAAAAGCTAGAAAAATTATTAGAGCTGGACAAAAGAAAGCAAAAGAAATGAATCTTGCAGCCGTCTTTGCTGTTGTAAATTCTGAAGGGAATTTAATAATAGAAGAAAGAATGGACAATGCAATATTAGTAAGCGTTGAAGTTGCATATAAAAAAGCTTATACTGCTGCTGCACTAAAACTAAATACTGCAGATTTAACCCCATTAGTTCAACCAGGAGCTATGTTCTATGGACTACAATCAGATCCTAAATATATAGTTTTTGGTGGAGGTATGCTTTTAAAAGTTGATGGAAAAATAGTTGGAGCAGTAGGAGTAAGTGGTGGAAGTGCTCAAGAAGATATGGAAATAGCAAAAGCCTGTGTAGATGCTTTTGAAACTATTTAA
- a CDS encoding glycosyltransferase family 21 protein, translating into MIDLFYFLLTITIILLILKLIFSFAYFYKLDRLEKSQIDEKKYTVLQPILSGDPRLEEDLKANLKNTIDMNFIWLVDKSDKVAIDTVENILKDKNYSNRIEVYYLDDVPQELNPKIFKLAQVVDKIKTEYSIILDDDAVIDRKKLDELSVYEKDKSEWIVTGIPFNYNIKGFYSKLISAFINSNSIFSYFSLSFLKENKTINGMFYILRTDILKKYSAFDEIKYWLCDDLALATYLLSKKVKIIQSTIFCNVRNTVPSLKRYILLMKRWLLFSNVYMKNAFSVKFLFIILLPTLLPTILLFFSFYLGIDYLVIVLNLFIGKIALFHITRIFIYQGNYEENSSKKSLFTFSPQTTEILYELLSEFLLPFMLIYTLLTPPVILWRNKKIRVKDGKIHYEI; encoded by the coding sequence ATGATAGATTTATTTTATTTTTTACTGACAATAACAATAATTTTACTTATTTTAAAGTTAATATTTTCTTTTGCCTATTTCTATAAGCTAGACAGACTTGAAAAAAGTCAAATAGATGAAAAGAAATATACTGTGCTTCAACCCATTCTATCAGGAGATCCTAGACTTGAAGAAGATTTAAAAGCTAATTTAAAAAATACTATTGATATGAATTTCATATGGCTTGTTGATAAAAGTGATAAAGTGGCTATAGATACAGTTGAAAATATTTTAAAAGATAAAAATTATTCAAATAGAATTGAAGTCTATTACTTAGATGATGTTCCTCAGGAGTTAAATCCTAAGATATTTAAACTTGCTCAAGTTGTAGACAAAATTAAAACTGAGTATTCTATAATTTTAGATGATGATGCTGTAATAGACAGAAAAAAATTAGATGAATTGAGTGTATATGAAAAAGATAAATCTGAATGGATAGTAACAGGAATTCCTTTTAATTATAATATTAAAGGTTTTTATTCAAAATTAATTTCTGCCTTTATCAATTCTAATTCTATTTTTTCATATTTTTCTTTATCATTTTTAAAAGAAAATAAGACTATAAATGGAATGTTCTATATTTTAAGAACTGATATTTTAAAAAAATATTCAGCCTTTGATGAGATAAAATATTGGCTTTGTGATGACTTAGCTCTAGCAACTTATCTACTTTCAAAGAAGGTAAAAATCATACAAAGTACGATTTTTTGCAATGTTAGAAATACAGTTCCAAGCTTAAAAAGATATATACTTCTTATGAAAAGATGGTTGCTATTTAGCAATGTATATATGAAAAATGCTTTCTCAGTAAAATTTTTATTTATAATATTGCTACCTACTTTATTACCAACTATTTTATTATTTTTTAGTTTCTATTTAGGTATAGATTATTTGGTGATAGTACTTAATCTTTTTATAGGAAAAATTGCACTATTTCATATAACAAGAATTTTTATTTATCAAGGAAATTATGAAGAAAATTCTTCTAAAAAATCTTTATTTACTTTTTCACCTCAAACTACTGAAATTCTATATGAATTATTAAGTGAATTTTTATTACCTTTTATGTTAATATATACTCTTTTAACTCCTCCTGTAATCCTATGGAGAAATAAAAAAATTAGAGTTAAAGATGGGAAGATACACTATGAAATTTAA
- the pduL gene encoding phosphate propanoyltransferase encodes MKDIRGIIKEVLEEIISDDVVIGVSNRHIHLSQKDLDVLFGKDYKLSKMKDMKQPGQFATNEKVDIIGPKGKFTGVRIIGPVRKETQVEISITDSFKLGLTPPIRQSGDLEGTPGIKIVGPMGEIEISKGVIVAGRHIHMPKYIADIRGYKDGEIVKVETYGERKIIMCNVVLRVSDKMAKEMHIDVDEANAAALKNNDYVKIIRE; translated from the coding sequence ATGAAAGATATCAGAGGAATTATTAAAGAGGTGTTAGAAGAAATAATTTCTGATGATGTGGTTATAGGAGTTTCAAACAGGCATATACACCTTTCCCAAAAGGACTTAGATGTCCTTTTTGGGAAGGATTATAAGCTAAGTAAAATGAAAGATATGAAACAACCTGGGCAATTTGCAACAAACGAAAAAGTAGATATTATAGGTCCTAAGGGAAAATTTACAGGAGTTAGAATAATAGGACCTGTGAGAAAAGAAACCCAAGTTGAAATTTCAATTACTGATAGTTTTAAACTTGGTTTAACTCCACCTATCAGACAATCAGGAGATTTAGAAGGAACACCTGGAATTAAAATAGTAGGACCAATGGGAGAAATAGAAATCTCTAAAGGCGTTATAGTTGCAGGAAGACACATCCATATGCCAAAATATATAGCTGATATAAGAGGCTATAAAGATGGTGAAATCGTTAAGGTTGAAACTTATGGAGAAAGAAAAATTATCATGTGTAATGTTGTTTTAAGAGTCAGTGATAAAATGGCAAAAGAAATGCACATAGATGTAGATGAAGCTAATGCAGCTGCTTTGAAAAATAATGACTATGTAAAAATAATCAGAGAATAA
- a CDS encoding PepSY domain-containing protein: MKKILIVGAIILGSIGFSTSALAAISEQQAKDIALKEAQGGQITKFKLDREKGRMVYEVEVMDGNIEKDYEIDAETGAIVKFEQEQKGAGKAKSVNEPKISYEKAKEIALKNSKNGKFKEIELKHKNGVLVYDVEIAEGFADKEFLIDANTGEILREKKDF; the protein is encoded by the coding sequence ATGAAAAAAATACTAATAGTAGGAGCAATAATTTTAGGAAGTATAGGATTTTCAACAAGTGCTTTAGCAGCAATAAGTGAACAACAAGCAAAGGACATAGCTTTAAAAGAAGCACAAGGTGGACAAATAACTAAATTCAAACTAGACAGAGAAAAAGGAAGAATGGTTTATGAAGTTGAAGTTATGGATGGAAATATAGAAAAAGATTATGAAATAGATGCTGAAACAGGAGCAATAGTAAAATTTGAACAAGAACAAAAAGGAGCTGGAAAAGCTAAATCAGTAAATGAACCAAAAATTTCTTATGAAAAAGCAAAAGAAATAGCGTTAAAAAATTCTAAAAATGGAAAATTTAAAGAAATTGAATTAAAACATAAAAATGGTGTATTAGTATATGATGTAGAAATTGCTGAAGGATTTGCAGATAAAGAATTCTTAATTGATGCTAATACAGGAGAAATCTTAAGAGAGAAAAAAGATTTCTAA
- a CDS encoding flavoprotein — protein sequence MELDKIIEYIVQEVVKKINSQNIIEEFSPKEKILVAITGSTNNLEQIVLELRKISKNYDLSLVFSEAAKNIIDENVFSEFHIIKDFSIKNYDEILSKNDIILLPLLTKNTVAKLVVGIRDNAVTNLVSKALLLEKRVIAAYDSCIVNNEVPYAKLINSNVEKLKDYGLIFVQAKELADYMLNKKDLEINSLREKNVIAAKDLKDLYNKKIIISKNTVVTTLAKERAKENNIVFEEK from the coding sequence ATGGAACTAGATAAAATTATTGAATATATAGTACAAGAAGTTGTTAAAAAAATAAATTCTCAAAATATAATTGAAGAATTTAGTCCAAAAGAAAAAATTCTAGTTGCTATAACTGGAAGCACAAACAACTTGGAACAAATAGTTTTAGAGCTTAGAAAAATTTCTAAAAACTATGATTTAAGTTTAGTTTTTTCTGAGGCTGCAAAAAATATTATAGATGAGAATGTATTTTCAGAATTTCATATAATTAAAGATTTCTCAATTAAAAATTATGATGAAATTTTATCCAAAAATGACATTATTCTTCTTCCACTACTTACAAAAAATACAGTTGCAAAGCTAGTTGTAGGAATAAGAGATAATGCTGTTACAAACTTAGTTTCAAAGGCTTTATTGCTAGAAAAAAGAGTAATTGCAGCCTATGATTCTTGTATAGTAAATAATGAAGTTCCTTATGCGAAGCTAATAAATTCAAATGTTGAAAAACTGAAAGATTATGGGCTTATCTTTGTACAAGCTAAGGAATTAGCAGACTATATGTTGAATAAAAAAGATTTAGAAATAAACTCTTTAAGAGAAAAAAATGTAATAGCAGCTAAGGATCTTAAAGATTTATATAATAAGAAAATTATTATTTCTAAAAATACTGTTGTAACTACTTTAGCAAAAGAAAGAGCCAAAGAAAATAACATAGTATTTGAAGAAAAATAA